Genomic DNA from Flavobacterium sp. N502540:
TGGTCGAAAGAATAAAAGCAGTTTTTGAGTTTAATTCAACTCTCGAATTTTTGATAATGGGTTCTAAAGCCAAAATCATCATTTTTTCTAAACGGGAATATTTTGTTTCAGAACTTATTTTTGCGAAGGCACTCTTTATTTTTTCATCAGAAATAATCGATGCATAAAATGAATTGGGCATTAAAGAAATATCATTGTGAAGCTGAATGCCGGAATTCCCTCGAAGAATTGCTTCAACGTTTGATTCGACATCAAAACCTAATGGTGTGATGCAGTTGGTTTGTGTAATGTATATTTCTTTTAACATTTTATGATTTTATTTCAGCGTGATTTTTATAGCACGCAGATTTAGCAGATTAGGCAGATTTGCACTGCTTGTTTTATTCTTAAATTTGTGAAAATTCGTGCCATTCGTGTTTTACTTCAACAGCCCAACTTTTCGTTTCCATTCTTCATAAAAAGGAGGATTGGTCAACATTAGATTTCCTTCCTGATCTAAAAAAACCTGAACGGTTTCTCCGGTACAAGCCACTTCACCTTTATCGTCCAGTATCCTGAAACGATAGATCATTTTGGCGGCGGGTGTGTCAATTACCGTAGTTTCTATGGTTACCACATCGCCATAACGCAAAGACAATTTGTGTTCGCATTTCGATTTTACGATTGGAGTTGTGTAGCCTGTTTTGGCAATATCCAAATAGGTAAGTCCGTGTTGACGGCCAAAGGCTTCACGTCCGTCTTCAAAATAGGTGATATAATTGCCGTGCCAAACGATTCCAAGCGGATCCGTTTCGTTAAAACGAATTCTGATTTCATGTGAAACGGTTAGTTCGGTTGCTTCGTTAAACTGTTCTTTTCTTTTTGTCATAGAATAATGCAATGGATGTTGTGATAATGAAGAACAAAAATAACAAACTTATTTTTGGAATGATTTCAAGGAAAGATACGTTGCGGAGTAAAACATCATAGAAAGCTTCTAACCCCCAGTTCATGGGTGATGATTTAGCTATAAGCTGCATGATGCCGGGCATTGCAAAAACAGGAACCCAGATTCCGCCAATCGCCGCCAGGATAATAACACTTGTCGCACCAAAAGGAGCCGATTGTTCCTGCGTGCTTGCGACCGTTCCCAATAAAATTCCGAAACCAATGGCCGCGAAACCTGAAAATAAGGCTACAACACTCATTAAAAATAAATGGCCTTCAACATTCAAAGGAGGCAAACCAATATGCGGAAATAAAAAGATTGCCACAGCGACCATCATGTAAAACTGTATCATACAAATGGCAGAGTAGGTGATGGTTTTACCGATTATAACCACAATATTAGAAACCGGATTGGTTAATAAACGAACAAACGTTCCCTGAGATTTTTCTTTTACAATATTGATAGATAAAGGAATTACAATAAAAAATATGGCAAAAAGTGTCCAGGCCGGAACATTATGCTGTACGGAGTTCGGACGCACTTCTTTGTTGTTTATTTTGGGAATAATTTCTTTAAAGGTGATGAAACTTTTTTGTTCAAATTCGGCATTTCCTTCTCCCAGCTGATTTTGAAAAGTGGTATAAATGGATTTTGTTTCGATTTGAGAAATCATCTTATCGATGGAACTCATCACAGCATTCTTGAAGCTCATTTGAACCGCAGGATCAAAATACAATTTAACTTCCTTTTCTTTAATTACTGCCGGTTTTTTGGCTTGAGCCGAAGTATCTGTTTCTGTTAGCCCCATTTTGCTCACAATGTTTTCAACATTCTGATCAATTTTGGTTTGCAGATCAACACTTAGTTTTTCCGGAATTACAATGGCCAGCTGAAACTTTCCTTTGTAAACGGCTTCCCTGGCAATTTCTTCCGTGATGGGTTTATGATCAATTTGTGTGACCACACTAAAAAGCTGACTTTTCTCCAAATTATCAAAAACGGTTTTAGACACTGAACCTTTGTCGTTATCAACCAGTAAAATCTGAATTTTATTATCGCTAACGGTTTTGAAAGTACTGTCCTGAATTAAGGTTACTGTGATTACCAAAACCAAAGGCATGATGAATAAAATGATCAAACCACCCAGATCTCGCTTGAGCAGGAGGAATTCTTTTACGACCGACATCCAAATTTTATATACCATCTCTAAAGTCTTTACCGGTTAATGAAATAAAAACTTCTTCAAGATTGCGGGCTTCTTCAGTAGAAGCAATTAAGCTTGAAGGGGTACCTTGCGCATAAATTCTGCCGCGATCTAAAATGGCAATATGAGTACAGAAGTCTTCCGCTTCTGCCAAATGATGTGACGTATATATAATGGTGGTTCCGTTTTGATTTAAGAATTTTAAATAGTCTATGATGGCATTTTTCGATTGTACGTCAACGCCAACAGTTGGTTCGTCTAAAAACAAAACTTTGGGATTGTGTAAAATTCCGGCAATCAGATTGACTCTGCGCTTCATACCGCCTGAGAAAGTCTCAATACGCTTGTCGGCAAATTTTAACAATCCTAAAAGATCTAAGGTTTCAATGACCTTGTCTTTTAGGTAATTGCCTTTTAGTCCGTACATGCTTCCGAAATAATGTAAATTTTCTCGGGCTGTCAAAGTAGGATACAATGCGTATTCCTGAGGGACAACGCCAATAATTTTTTTGATTTTGGAGGAATGATGGGTGTAATTCAGCCCATCGATCGTGAAATGCCCTGAGGTTGGTTTGATCAGCCCGCAAAGCATGGAGATTAAAGTGGTTTTTCCGGCACCATTAGGTCCCAATAACCCAAAAATCTGTCCTTGATTAATCTCCAGCGAAACGTCGTTCAAAGAATACAGATCTGCATTTTTGTACTTTTTCGAAAGGGATTCTATTTTTATTATGGATTGCAAAATATTCTTAGCTAATAGCTTTTTTTAGTTTTTTGAAAAAGATTTCTTCACGATTGGCAATGTCCAGAAGTTCATCGGCAATTGTATTGTAGGCATCTTCTTTGGCGCTTCTGTTTTTGTAAATTCTTGAGGCTTCAACGGCAAAATCACGCCATGAATCACCAATCTGTGTCATTTCTTTTGAAAGGGATTTTAATTCTTCATTGTTTAGAATCACTGAAGCTTCCTGTAAAAAAGCG
This window encodes:
- a CDS encoding acyl-CoA thioesterase, translating into MTKRKEQFNEATELTVSHEIRIRFNETDPLGIVWHGNYITYFEDGREAFGRQHGLTYLDIAKTGYTTPIVKSKCEHKLSLRYGDVVTIETTVIDTPAAKMIYRFRILDDKGEVACTGETVQVFLDQEGNLMLTNPPFYEEWKRKVGLLK
- a CDS encoding ABC transporter permease; its protein translation is MVYKIWMSVVKEFLLLKRDLGGLIILFIMPLVLVITVTLIQDSTFKTVSDNKIQILLVDNDKGSVSKTVFDNLEKSQLFSVVTQIDHKPITEEIAREAVYKGKFQLAIVIPEKLSVDLQTKIDQNVENIVSKMGLTETDTSAQAKKPAVIKEKEVKLYFDPAVQMSFKNAVMSSIDKMISQIETKSIYTTFQNQLGEGNAEFEQKSFITFKEIIPKINNKEVRPNSVQHNVPAWTLFAIFFIVIPLSINIVKEKSQGTFVRLLTNPVSNIVVIIGKTITYSAICMIQFYMMVAVAIFLFPHIGLPPLNVEGHLFLMSVVALFSGFAAIGFGILLGTVASTQEQSAPFGATSVIILAAIGGIWVPVFAMPGIMQLIAKSSPMNWGLEAFYDVLLRNVSFLEIIPKISLLFLFFIITTSIALFYDKKKRTV
- a CDS encoding ABC transporter ATP-binding protein produces the protein MQSIIKIESLSKKYKNADLYSLNDVSLEINQGQIFGLLGPNGAGKTTLISMLCGLIKPTSGHFTIDGLNYTHHSSKIKKIIGVVPQEYALYPTLTARENLHYFGSMYGLKGNYLKDKVIETLDLLGLLKFADKRIETFSGGMKRRVNLIAGILHNPKVLFLDEPTVGVDVQSKNAIIDYLKFLNQNGTTIIYTSHHLAEAEDFCTHIAILDRGRIYAQGTPSSLIASTEEARNLEEVFISLTGKDFRDGI